In Acinetobacter sp. C32I, one genomic interval encodes:
- a CDS encoding DUF1345 domain-containing protein: MQGLIPRLLKGIKYRPYLSATFSLGLLIYGALHLLTQWHWATCLQLGWNIAIWLYLFLTLKMMWHLDATHILQRAKQQDEGKWMILTVVLVAIVICFISIVVQLGHVPKDQPILKSALILLTIGTIFSTWLLLHTLFAIHYAHDYYLAKSRHQEAGLDFPKTDQPDYLDFIYFSYIIGTSAQTADISITSSELRHLNIFHCVLAFIFNTVILAVAINVAASLIGL, encoded by the coding sequence ATGCAAGGATTGATCCCGCGCTTGCTAAAAGGAATAAAGTATCGGCCATATTTGTCTGCGACTTTTTCTTTGGGACTATTGATTTATGGGGCTTTGCATCTGCTTACCCAGTGGCATTGGGCAACCTGCTTACAGTTGGGTTGGAATATTGCGATTTGGCTGTATTTATTTCTGACCTTGAAAATGATGTGGCACTTGGACGCCACCCATATTTTACAACGCGCCAAGCAACAAGATGAAGGCAAGTGGATGATCTTGACCGTAGTGCTGGTTGCCATTGTAATTTGCTTTATTTCGATTGTGGTGCAATTGGGGCATGTGCCTAAAGATCAGCCGATTTTAAAAAGTGCCCTGATTTTACTGACCATCGGCACGATTTTTTCAACGTGGTTATTACTGCATACGTTATTTGCGATTCATTATGCGCATGATTACTACCTTGCCAAAAGTCGTCATCAAGAAGCAGGTTTGGATTTTCCTAAAACCGATCAACCTGATTATCTCGATTTTATCTATTTCAGTTATATCATTGGTACCTCTGCACAAACGGCTGATATCTCGATTACCAGCTCAGAGCTCCGACATCTGAATATTTTTCATTGTGTCTTGGCTTTTATTTTTAACACCGTGATCTTGGCGGTGGCGATTAATGTCGCAGCCAGTTTGATTGGTCTTTAA